ATGAGGTGTTGCAGGCCAGCAATGGCCTGGGGGTGGCCGAGATAATCCATGCGCAACGGCCGGATCTGCTGCTCACCGACCTGGTGATGCCGGATTGTGAGGGCTTTGAGATGATCATGTCCATCCGCAAGACCAACAAGGCGCTGCCGATCATCGCCATGTCCGCCCATGCCAACTATCTGGATCTGGTCGGCGAGTTGGGTGCCAATGCGGTCTTGCAGAAGCCTTTTTCCAAGGCCGATCTGACCCAGGCGGTGGCGCAGGCCCTGTAGTAACGGCCCTCTGCCGCCCTGCGGGGGGTGCTGTTTTTGGTTTCTTTCGCCGTTTTGTAACCCGCTTGTCGTATTCTTCCCGGTCGGGCCTGTTGTCCCTTCCTTTTGCAGATCCAGGGCCTGCGGATGCGCGGGCCTTGAGTTCAAATCCAAGCCGACGCTTGGTGGTTCACCGCAGTATCTAGGAATCGCTATGAATAATGAGCAAAATCCCCGTTTTGTCAGTCGTCTTACCCGTAATACCCTGGCCCTGATCCTGGCCGGTGGGCGTGGATCCCGTCTCAAGCACCTGACCAAGTGGCGCGCCAAGCCGGCGGTGCAGTTTGGCGGCAAGTTCCGCATCATCGATTTTCCCCTGTCCAATTGCATCAACTCCGGTATCCGCCGGATTGGCGTGCTCACCCAGTACAAGTCCCATTCCCTGCTGTTGCACCTGCAACGGGGCTGGAGCTTCCTGCGCGGTGAGTTCGGCGAGTTTGTTGAGTTGCTGCCGGCCCAGCAGCGCATCGAGACCAACTGGTACGCCGGTACCGCCGATGCCATCTATCAGAACCTGGATATCCTGCGCAGCCACGATCCGGAATATGTGCTGGTGCTGGCAGGAGACCATATCTATAAGATGGACTACGGCACCATGGTGGCCGAGCACGTGGCCTCGGGGGCGGATATGACCGTGGGTTGCATCGAGGTGGACCTGGAAACCGCCAAGGCCTATGGCGTGATGGCGGTGGACGATGGCAATCGGGTGGTGGAGTTCAGCGAAAAGCCCGAGCAGCCCAAGTCGATCCCCGGTGACCCGGGCCGGGCCCTGGCCTCCATGGGTATCTATGTGTTCAACAAGGCCTTTCTGTTTGAACAGCTGATCAAGGACGCCGATGACCCCCATTCCAGCCATGACTTCGGCAAGGACATCATCCCCGAGGTGATCGGCAAGTACCATGTGCAGGCCTATCCCTTCCGCGACCACGAGGGCAAGCAGGCCTATTGGCGCGATGTGGGGACGGTGGACTCCTTCTGGCAGGCCAATCTGGAGCTGACCGGGGTGACCCCGCCGCTGAATCTGTACGATGAGACCTGGCCCATCTGGACCCATGCCGCCCAGTTGCCGCCGGCCAAGTTCGTGTTTGACGACGATGATCGGCGCGGCATGGCGGTGGACTCCATGGTCTCTGGCGGCTGCATCATCTCCGGGGCCCAGGTGCGTCATTCTTTGTTGTTCTCCAGCGTCATGCTGCATTCCTACAGCCTGGTGGAGGATTCGGTACTGCTGCCAGAGGTGGTGATCAATCGCCACTGCCGCATCAAGAACGCCATCATCGACCGGGGTTGTGAGATCCCCGAGGGTACGGTGATCGGTGAAAACCCCGAGGAGGACGCCGAACGCTACCATGTTTCACCGGGTGGCATCGTCCTGGTCACCCCTGACATGCTGGGACAAGATATCCACTATGCAAGATGAAGAACACCCCCTGAAGGTTGTACTCTGCTGGCACATGCATCAGCCGGACTATCGTGGTCCGGCCAGCAGTGATTTTGAGCTGCCCTGGGTCTATCTGCACGCCATCAAGGACTATTCCGACATGGCCTTTCACCTGGAGGCCAACATTGAGGCGCGGGCGGTGGTCAACTTCGCCCCGGTGTTACTGGAGCAGCTGGATGAGTATGCGCGTCAGCTCAGGCGCTGGCTGAAGACCGGTCAGCGTATCACCGATCCCCTGTTGGCGGCCCTGGCCGGGCCGGGCCTGCCGTTGCGTCTGGAAGACCGCAACCTGCTGATCGATAGCGCCCTCAAGGCCAACGAACAGCACCTGATCAACCGTCATCCGGTGTATCGGGAGCTGGTGGATACGGCCAACTGGGCCAAGCAGCGGCCCGAGACCCTGGCCTATCTGAATGACCAATATCTGATCGACCTGCTGGTCTGGTATCACCTGGCCTGGATGGGCGAGAGCGTGCGCCAGAGTGATCTGCGGGTGGTTTCCCTGGAGAGCAAGAAGCGGCACTTCAACGAGGAGGATCGCAGGCATCTGATCGAGGTGATCAGCGGGGTGCTGGACAATCTGATTGAACGCTACCGGAATCTGGCCCTGGCTGGGCGGGTGGAGTTGTCGGTCACTCCCTATGCCCACCCCATCATGCCCCTGTTTCATGACTTCCAGGTGGCGCGTGAGGCCATGCCCGAGGTGGCCCTGCCCGAGGCCGACAACTACCCAGGGGGCGAGGAACGCGCCCTCTGGCATATCCATCAGGGCCTGGCCACCTTCGAGCATCATTTCGGTTTCAGACCCGCTGGGTGTTGGCCCTCGGAAGGGGCGGTGAGCGACGCCAGCGTGGCCCTGTTCGAGCAGGAGGGCTTTGCCTGGGTGGCCAGCGGCCAGCAGGTGCTGCATAACAGCCTCAGCGCCAGCGGTGCCGACATGAGCGCCCCGGCCTCCTGGATACACAGCCCCTACCGTCTGGCCAGCGGCAAGCTGCATGGCTTTTTCCGCGACGATGGCCTGTCGGACCTGATCGGCTTCACCTATTCCGACTGGCATGCCGAGGACGCGGTACAGAATCTGATCCAGCACCTGGAGAGCATCGCCGATGCCACCCGTGGCGAGGCCAACCGGGTGGTGTCCATCATCATGGACGGGGAAAACGCCTGGGAGTATTACCCCAAAAACGGCGTTTATTTCCTCAGCGCCCTGTACAAGCATCTGGTGGAGCACCCGCGCCTGACACTCACCACCTTCAGCCAGGCGCTGGATACCAGCCCGGTGGAGCCGCCCCTGCTGCCTCGTCTGGTTGCCGGTAGCTGGGTCTATGGCACCCTGTCCACCTGGATCGGCGACCCGGACAAGAATCGTGGCTGGGAGATGCTGGTGGATGCCAAGCAGGCCTATGATCAGGCGTTGCGAGAGAAGCGGTTCAGCCCCAGTCAGGTCCAGGCCCTGGAACTGCAACTGGCCACCTGTGAGGGCTCCGACTGGTTCTGGTGGTTTGGCGATTACAACCCCGGTCAGGCGGTATCGGACTTCGAACGCCTGTTTCGCCTGCAGCTGACGCAACTCTATGCCTTGTTGGAGGTCGAACCCCCGGATTACCTGCAACATGTCTTCGCCAAGGGCAGCGGCGCGCCCTCCGCCGGTGGCGTCATGCGGCAGAATGTCTAGCTTGGCCGCAGCACCAGGCGGCGTCCTTCTTTTGGTTCCGGTCTCGCCGGGTTAGGGATTGTTCGTGAAATCATCAGCCACCATCGCCTGCAAGCCACCGCGTCAAGCAGGTGTACTCTTGCACATCACCTCCCTGCCGGGCAGCGGCTACAGCTGTCTCGGGGCCCAGGCCTTTCGTTTTGTCGATTTCCTTGCCGATGCCGGTTTTCGCGTCTGGCAGGTGTTGCCTATCAACCCGGTGGGGATGGACGGCTCGCCCTACCAGGCCACCTCTGCCTTCGCCGGCAATCCGGAAATGATCGACCTGGCCGAACTGCACCAGCAGGGCTGGCTGGCCGAGCTGGATGACATGGCCCCCATCTGTCAGCTCATCTGGGATACCTGGCAGGGCTTCTGCCGCTACGCCGGAGAGGCCGACCGCAAGGACTTTGCCGACTTTATCGAGCGTCAGGCCTACTGGCTGGATGATTACGCCCTGTTCTATTCCATCCATACCGAGCAGGAGAAGCCCTGGTGGGAATGGCCTGCACAGTTGCGCCATCGCAGCAAGGAGGGGCTGGACAAGGTCAGGGCGCGCCTGGCCGATCGCATCACCTGTGCGCGTTTCGAGCAATATCTATTCTACCGGCAATGGCGGGCGCTGAAGCACCACGCCAATGAACGTGGGGTAAGCTTGTTCGGCGATGTACCCATCTTTGTCGCCCACGACAGCGCCGAGGTCTGGTCACGGCCGCATCTGTTCGAGCTGGACGAGGAGGGCCAACCGACCCTGGTGGCCGGGGTGCCGCCGGATTACTTCTCCGCCACCGGCCAGCGCTGGGGCAACCCCCTGTACCGCTGGGACGTGATGCACGCCGATGACTACGCCTTCTGGGAGCAGCGCATCAAGACCCAGCTGGAGCTGTTTGACCTGATCCGCATCGACCACTTCCGCGGCTTCGAGTCTTACTGGGCGATACCCGCCAGCGAGGAATACGCGATCAACGGCAGCTGGATGCCGGGGCCGGGCGAGGCCCTGTTCAAGCGTCTGAAAAAGAAGCTGGGCAAGCTACCCCTGGTGGCCGAGGACCTGGGCGTGATCACCGACGAGGTGCGCGAGCTGAAAGGCAAGCTGAATATGCCGGGCATGAAGATCCTGCAATTTGCCTTCTCCGGTGATGCCGATAACCCCTATCTGCCCTACAACCACGAACGCTGCTCCGTGGTCTATACCGGCACCCACGATAACGACACCACCCTGGGCTGGTATGCAGACCTGAGCGACGGTGAGCGGGAGCATGTCAATCACTACCTGGGTCATCCCCAGGAGCCCATGCCCTGGCCGCTGATCCGCCTGGCCCTGGGCTCACGCAGCCAGCTGGCCATCATCCCCATGCAGGATCTGCTGGCATTGGCCGGCGAGCACCGCATGAATACCCCCGGCACCACCGAGGGCAACTGGCACTGGTCCTTCACCTGGGAGCAGATTCCCGAGGACCTGGGCCAACGCCTGCACGGCTTGCTGGGCCTGTACGGCCGGATCAACTGAAACCCTGTTTGGCCTGAGCCAAGTAGGCCGCAGCCAAAAAAGGGCACAGAAAGTGCAAACAAAGGTCCAGCCAGCGCTTTCTCGTTAAGTTGATGATATCCTGATCTTAACCTGACATTGGTCGGATGCCCTGATTGTTCCCTCCCTCCAACCCCCTCTCGGGGGGCAATGGAGTGGACTGCTTCACCCCGGAACATGAAACATCTTCTGGTTGCTTCGGGACTCTGGTCTGGGGACTGGGGACTCAGGTCTCGAGATCGACCAGGGATGCTACAGCAATCCCCCTGAATCTTGCCGCCTTCACCTGAAGACCCTAAACTCGCTCCATGGTCCTGAAGCCGCAAACCCCTGCCGACGACTACGACAGCCCCTGGAAAGAGGTGCTGGAGCACGCCTTTCCGGAATTCATGGCCTTCTACTTCCCTGAGGCCCATGCCGCTATTGACTGGTCCCAGGGTTACAGCTTCAAAAGCACCGAGCTGCGCCAAGTGGTGCGCGATGCCGAGCTGGGCAAACGCTTTGCCGATGCCTTGGTGCAGGTCACCCTGCTGGATGGCACCGAGGGCTGGGTCTATATCCACATCGAAGTGCAGGGCGAGCCCGAAAGCCAGTTCCCCAAGCGCATCTACACCTACAACTACCGCCTGTTCGACCGCTACGACCGGCCCATCGCCAGCTTCGCCGTGCTGGCCGATCAAAACGAACACTGGCGGCCCGACCACTTTGGCTACGACATCCTCGGCTGTCGTCATCGCCTCGATTTCCCCATCGCCAAGCTGCTGGATTACGCCACCCAAGCCGATGCGCTGGAAGATCACCCCAACCCATTTGCCCTGGTTACCCTGGCCCACCTGCGCACCGGCCAAACCCGGCATGACCCCGAGGCCCGCTATCAGGCCAAACGCACCCTGGTTCGGCTGCTCTACAAGCGCGGCTGGGAGCGCCAGCGTATCCTCGACCTCTTCGCCGTGCTGGACTGGATGATGCGGCTACCCGACGGCCTGGAGCAGAAATTGTGGCAAGATATCGATCAAATTGAAGGAGAGACCCAAATGCGTTATGTCACCAGTGTAGAGCGCCTAGCCACCGAGCGTGGGCTACAAAAAGGCATGGAACAAGGTATGCAACAAGGTTTGCAACAAGGCGTACAACAAGGCATGCAGCAAGGCATGCAGAAAGAAGCCCAAGCCATCCTGGAGCGCCTTCTGCGCAAACGCTTCGGCCCGCTCAGCCCGGAAACCCGCGCCAGGCTGGAAAGCGCCACACTGGATCAGCTTAACCACTGGGCAGACCAGATCCTGGATGCGCCGACGCTGGCGGCCTTGTTTGAGGAGCACTGAAACTTGCTGTACCTGTTTGACATATTAAATGACACAGGGCGGCCCGTGGCCGCCGTGCCCTCGCCGGGAGGCAACCCGATAACAGATCGCCCCCGAGGCCCGCTACCAAGCTAAACGCACCCTGATTCGGTTACTCTATAGGCGCGGCTGGGAGCGCCAGCGCATCCTTGAGGCTTCGGTCCTGGATGAGGTCTTTACCAACCACTAAATAGCACCGACCCGGTCAAATCCAACAGGCGTCTAGGTGATTCTTCAGGCGGCTTTTTCTGTCCTGTTCAGGGTCTCTGATTTGGCAGTATCCCAACTAAATTTGGACAAAGCCCAGTCACTGTAATAGCATCTGCCGCGTGAACAGGTTCCAATCCCAGCCCATGAGGAGTTCGTGATGACGACTGCAGCTACAGAAAAAACCGAGACTGATCTCCATGCCAAATCGGCCCGTGTGATTGCTTCTGCAGTCAAGTGGTCTGCTGCTGCGGCAGTGGTACCTGTTCCCTATGTGGATCTGCTCGCCCTGGCATCGGTCCAGGTCAAGATGGTGCGTGATTTAGCGCGGGTACATGGTCAGGATGCCGGTGATGAGACCCTGCCTGGGGTGATCTCTGCGTTGCTGGGTACCCTGGTTCCAGCCAGCCTCAGCACTGGGCTGCTGGGCAGTTCGCTCAAGGTGATTCCTGGCGGTGGGTCGCTGATTGGCAGCCTGGGCATGGCCGCCTTTGCATCTGCATCTACCTTTGCCATTGGCAAAATCTTTGTGATCCACTTCGCCAAGGGCGGCACCCTCAGCAATTTCAGCGCCGAGGCCGTAGAAGACGATCTGAAGAAGGAGTTTTCCGCCGCCAAAGCCAAATAAGCCTTATGTCAGCCCATCCCGCGTTAATCCTGCTGTATGTACTATTGAGCATTGTGGTTGGCTTTTATGCCCGCAAGCGCTCCGTGGGGTTTGCGGGTGGCTTTGTTCTCTCCTTGCTCCTATCGCCGTTGGTCATGGGTATTGCATTGATGATCGGCAGTCCCCAGTCAAAATAACGTAGATCGACACCATGCCGACAGTCAGCGAAGGTGCGGACAAGGCCACCGAGGGTTTGGGTGAGCGCCTGTTGCGGCTCATTCCTACCCGAAAGCAACAGCAGAACGACCAGTCCCCCCCCTCCAAGCCTCCCCTCGTAGCACAACTATTCAAGCTTGGCAGCCAGGATTCGCTGGCGCGTCTGGCCTGGATTGCCGTGCTGGCGGCGTTCTGTGGCAATGGCGTCCT
This is a stretch of genomic DNA from gamma proteobacterium SS-5. It encodes these proteins:
- a CDS encoding response regulator, with protein sequence MAKILVVEDEEVSLHFYTTVLQGAGHEVLQASNGLGVAEIIHAQRPDLLLTDLVMPDCEGFEMIMSIRKTNKALPIIAMSAHANYLDLVGELGANAVLQKPFSKADLTQAVAQAL
- a CDS encoding DUF4351 domain-containing protein; protein product: MVLKPQTPADDYDSPWKEVLEHAFPEFMAFYFPEAHAAIDWSQGYSFKSTELRQVVRDAELGKRFADALVQVTLLDGTEGWVYIHIEVQGEPESQFPKRIYTYNYRLFDRYDRPIASFAVLADQNEHWRPDHFGYDILGCRHRLDFPIAKLLDYATQADALEDHPNPFALVTLAHLRTGQTRHDPEARYQAKRTLVRLLYKRGWERQRILDLFAVLDWMMRLPDGLEQKLWQDIDQIEGETQMRYVTSVERLATERGLQKGMEQGMQQGLQQGVQQGMQQGMQKEAQAILERLLRKRFGPLSPETRARLESATLDQLNHWADQILDAPTLAALFEEH
- a CDS encoding DUF697 domain-containing protein encodes the protein MTTAATEKTETDLHAKSARVIASAVKWSAAAAVVPVPYVDLLALASVQVKMVRDLARVHGQDAGDETLPGVISALLGTLVPASLSTGLLGSSLKVIPGGGSLIGSLGMAAFASASTFAIGKIFVIHFAKGGTLSNFSAEAVEDDLKKEFSAAKAK
- the malQ gene encoding 4-alpha-glucanotransferase — its product is MKSSATIACKPPRQAGVLLHITSLPGSGYSCLGAQAFRFVDFLADAGFRVWQVLPINPVGMDGSPYQATSAFAGNPEMIDLAELHQQGWLAELDDMAPICQLIWDTWQGFCRYAGEADRKDFADFIERQAYWLDDYALFYSIHTEQEKPWWEWPAQLRHRSKEGLDKVRARLADRITCARFEQYLFYRQWRALKHHANERGVSLFGDVPIFVAHDSAEVWSRPHLFELDEEGQPTLVAGVPPDYFSATGQRWGNPLYRWDVMHADDYAFWEQRIKTQLELFDLIRIDHFRGFESYWAIPASEEYAINGSWMPGPGEALFKRLKKKLGKLPLVAEDLGVITDEVRELKGKLNMPGMKILQFAFSGDADNPYLPYNHERCSVVYTGTHDNDTTLGWYADLSDGEREHVNHYLGHPQEPMPWPLIRLALGSRSQLAIIPMQDLLALAGEHRMNTPGTTEGNWHWSFTWEQIPEDLGQRLHGLLGLYGRIN
- the glgC gene encoding glucose-1-phosphate adenylyltransferase, coding for MNNEQNPRFVSRLTRNTLALILAGGRGSRLKHLTKWRAKPAVQFGGKFRIIDFPLSNCINSGIRRIGVLTQYKSHSLLLHLQRGWSFLRGEFGEFVELLPAQQRIETNWYAGTADAIYQNLDILRSHDPEYVLVLAGDHIYKMDYGTMVAEHVASGADMTVGCIEVDLETAKAYGVMAVDDGNRVVEFSEKPEQPKSIPGDPGRALASMGIYVFNKAFLFEQLIKDADDPHSSHDFGKDIIPEVIGKYHVQAYPFRDHEGKQAYWRDVGTVDSFWQANLELTGVTPPLNLYDETWPIWTHAAQLPPAKFVFDDDDRRGMAVDSMVSGGCIISGAQVRHSLLFSSVMLHSYSLVEDSVLLPEVVINRHCRIKNAIIDRGCEIPEGTVIGENPEEDAERYHVSPGGIVLVTPDMLGQDIHYAR
- a CDS encoding glycoside hydrolase; amino-acid sequence: MQDEEHPLKVVLCWHMHQPDYRGPASSDFELPWVYLHAIKDYSDMAFHLEANIEARAVVNFAPVLLEQLDEYARQLRRWLKTGQRITDPLLAALAGPGLPLRLEDRNLLIDSALKANEQHLINRHPVYRELVDTANWAKQRPETLAYLNDQYLIDLLVWYHLAWMGESVRQSDLRVVSLESKKRHFNEEDRRHLIEVISGVLDNLIERYRNLALAGRVELSVTPYAHPIMPLFHDFQVAREAMPEVALPEADNYPGGEERALWHIHQGLATFEHHFGFRPAGCWPSEGAVSDASVALFEQEGFAWVASGQQVLHNSLSASGADMSAPASWIHSPYRLASGKLHGFFRDDGLSDLIGFTYSDWHAEDAVQNLIQHLESIADATRGEANRVVSIIMDGENAWEYYPKNGVYFLSALYKHLVEHPRLTLTTFSQALDTSPVEPPLLPRLVAGSWVYGTLSTWIGDPDKNRGWEMLVDAKQAYDQALREKRFSPSQVQALELQLATCEGSDWFWWFGDYNPGQAVSDFERLFRLQLTQLYALLEVEPPDYLQHVFAKGSGAPSAGGVMRQNV